CCGATGAACAATTCAACACCAGTTAACTCTTCTCTCTGTCAAAATTCACGAACTTAAAATTTCCAGAAGGTGATTTATGCGCCTTTTGAGGAGTGTTATCTGACTCGTACCCGTCGAAGTTAAAAATTTTTTATTGACGATTAATGCTCACCACACTCTTAACTTTTATTTTTCTCTTCACGTAAATAAACACCGGTCAAACTGTATTTATTTTTTACATTTTCTTTAAATCCTTGTACACTTTCTTTTAATAAATAATTTGTTGTTCCACTGTATAATGTTATGACAGGAACTTCTTCAATAATTATTCTTCCTAATTGCTCTTGCAATTCTTTTCTTTTACTCGGATTGAGTTCAACTTCTGAAAGGGCAAAATATTTATCATACTCAGAGTTTTTAAACTTAGGATCGTTTGAAACATTGGTTGATTGCAAATTTGTAAAAAAGTCATACGCATCGTTGATTGTTGCAACATTGCCCATCCTCATTATTTCAAATTGACCTACACTGCGTTTGTCGAGCATAGTTTTCCACTCTTCATTGACTGTTTCAACTTCAACCCCCAACTCCTTTTTCCACATGGATGCAACGGTAGAAGCAATCTTCTTATGACTTTCACTCGTATTGTATAAAATTTGCAGCTTAAGTGGTTTTTCTTTGGAATAACCTGCAGCAGCATAGAGTTTTTTGGCTTCCTCGAGCTGTTGTTTTCGTGACCAGTCTGCCCAATCTGGTTTATTCTGGGTATAGTTTTTCATTCCATAGGGAATATAATCATACAAAGGCTTTTGCCCCATTCCAAGAACAGTGTCAGTTATGATTTTTCTATCAGCGACCATACTCAATGCTTTTCTTAAATTTTTATCTTTAAACTTTGGATTTTCTAAATTAAAAATATAAAAATAGGTTGAGAGATAAGGTTTCGTTCTAAGTTCGCGGGCATTTTTAACTTTTATGCTTTTATAAAGATCCACAGGAACCTGTAATGTTTTATGCAATTGACCGCTTAAAAACATCCGGTACTCTGCATTAAGATCTTCTGTGGGAAAATAATTTACTTTTTCTAAATAAATATTTTCTTTATTCCAATACTTATTATTTTTAGTGAGCGTTATTTTGTCACCATTTTTCCGATAATTTAAAACAAACGGACCATTGCTGACAAGGTTACCCACATGGGTAAAAGAACCTTCTCCATATTTTTCAATACTCTTTTTTTGCACTGGAAAAGTATTAGGCATAGCAAGAACTTCTAAGAAATAAGCGATCGGATACTTAAGCGTAATTTCGAGGATATGATCGTCGATTGCTTTGACACCCAGACTTTCAAGAGGCTTTTTCCCTTGGGTAATGTCCTTGCCATTGACCACACCTTCAAACAAGTAAGAATGTTCAGCCGCCACTTTTGGATCAACAAGTCTACGCAGTGAATATACAAAATCGTGGGCTGTGATCATTGTGCCGTCAGACCATTTGATATCTTTTCTTAAAGTAAAGGTGTATTTTTTGCCGTCTGCAGAGATCTTCCAGCTTTCCGCTTGTGCAGGTTTTATAATGTCGTTTTCATCGGATTGAACCAGTCCTTCGAATAATTTGCCAAGAACATCACTGCACCCTGTTTCTGTGCATTTTTGTAAATCGAGAGTCTGCACTTCACTGCCCAAACCTATATTCATTTCTTGCACTTTTGCCGCAAGGGGATCATTTGGCAACGCAGCTAAAGCAAAAGGTGTGACAAAAAACGATAAAGAAACAAGATAAATAGATTTTGTCATAATATTCTCCTCTTAATTAAGATTTTTTTTGTTCCCTTAAGTAGACCCCAACCAAACTAAACTGATTCATACTGTTCTTTTTTAAGCCGACAAGCTCGTCACGGATTAAATAATTATTTGCATAATAATAGATAGGAGAAATAGGGGCTTCTTCAACAATTATTTTCCCTGCCTTGTTAAGCAATGCTTTTCTTTTTTCAGGGTTCACTTCATTTTCTGCCTGCTCAATATATTTATCAAATTCTGCATTTATATATTTCGTTACATTCACTTCTTTATGAGAAATTAAATTTTCAAAGAAATTATATGGGTCATTTATATCCGCCACTCCACCTAAACGCATAACCTCAAATTGACCCGTTGAACGCTTATCGAGCATGGTTTTCCACTCTTCATTGAGCGTTTCAACCTCAGCTCCCAAAGTTTTTTTCCACATAGAAGCAATGGCTGTGGCTATTTTTTTGTGACCTTCGTCGGTATTGAAAAGGATTTGAATTTTGAGAGGGTTTTCCTTAGAATAACCTGCATCTGCATAGAGTTTTCTTGCCTCTGAAAGCTGTTTGTCCCGTGGCCACTCCTGCCAATAGGCTTTGCTATGGCTATAACTTTTCATATTATTTGGAATGAGATCGTAAGCAGATATTTGTCCGGTATTTAAAAGCGACTTAGTTATCACATCTCTGTCGATGGCAATATTAAGAGCTTGCCGCAGAGATTTATTTTTTAATTTTGGATTTCTAAAGTTATATATGTAATAATAAGTTGCTAGCTCTTCAAAAGTTTTTAGTTGATTGGGGTATTTTTCCCGAATTGCTTTTATTTGTTCCGTAGGAATGCTATTTGTCATATGAATTTGATTGGCTTCAAACATTTTGTATTCAGCAACGGCTTCACCAACTATTAAGTAATTCACCTTGGATAAATAAACTTTGTCTTTATTCCAATAGTATTTGTTGGGGGTAAAAACTATTCTATCTCTTGACTTACGTAACGACAAAATAAAAGGGCCATTGCCGACAAAGTTTTCTGTTAAGGTAAAAGCACTTGCTCCATACTTTTCGTAATTTTTCTTCTGCAGAGGCACTACGGCAGATACAGCGAGGGATTCTAAAAAATAACCCGTTGGTCTTTTTAAAGTGATTTCAAGGGTCAAGTTATCAAGCGCTTTGACTCCGAGAGTGTGCAATGCCATTTTACCTTGATTGATTTCAGTGCCGTTTAAGACATTTTCAAGGTTAGAAGCATTTTCTGAAGCCACTTTGGGATCGACAAGACGTCTAAAACCATAGACAAAATCATGCGCAGTCAATTCACTCCCATCTGACCATTTTAGGTTTTTGCGCAATGTGAAAGTATATTTTTTTCCATCGGGGGTGATAGACCATTTTTCAGCCGCAGCAGGAACGATCTCTCCATTTCCATCAGTTCTGAGCAAGCCTTCATACAAACTGCGGACGAGTTCTGTGCAGGCTGTTTCATGGCAAAGTTGGGGATCGAGCGTAGTCGGCTCTTCTGAGTTCACAAGATTGACCTCCTGCACTTTTGCGGCAAGGGGATCACTTGGTACTGCTGCAAATGCAGCCTGTGACAAAGTAACAGAAATGGCTAAATATTTTAAAATCCCTTTCATAACTTTCTCCTCTACTCAAAATGGGGATTAATTTAAATCACTCTTTTTATCCTTTAAATAAACACCAACAAAAGAATATTTTTCTAAGATATTCTTTTTAAAGCCAATCACTTCTTTTCGCTTTAAATATTTACGGGTTTGGCTCATAATAGGAGAAAATGGCAGCTCGTCCATTAAAACTTTCCCTGCTTTTTCTAATAGAGATTTTCTTAAAACAGGATTCACTTCGTTTTCAGCTTGCTCAATATATTTGTCATAATCTGCATTTTTAAATTTTGGCGTATTGCGTACGCTGGTGGATTGAAAATTTGTTAAGAAATCATAGGGGTCATTCATAGTTGCAAGTCCCCCTAAACGTAAAACTTCAAATTGTCCGGTAGATCGTTTGTCAAGTAAGGTTTTCCATTCTTCATTGGCAATTTCTACCTCAACCCCCAAGTTCTTTTTCCACATCGAAGCTATAGCGATGGCTATTTTTTTATGATTCTCATCGGTGTTATAAAGAATTTGTAATTTTAATGGTTTTTCTTTGCTATAGCCTGCATCTGCGTATAATTTTTTGGCTTCAATCAATTGTTTATCTTTTGACCAAGAAGTCCATTCCGGTTTTCTCTGCGTATAATTTTTCATTCCATAAGGAACAATTTCGTAGGAAGGAATATCTCCAGTGCCTAAAATTGAGTCGGTGATTGCTTTACGATCGATAGTCATATCGAGTGCTTTTCTCAGACTTTTATTTTGCAGCTTAGGATTATTTAAATTATAAATATAATAATACATAGAGAGTATAGGTGTACTCTGCAGTTCTTCCGCATATTTTATTTTAATTGCTTTGTATTGGTCCGCTGGAATCACTCCCGTTATATGCAATTGACCCGCTTCAAACATGCGGTATTCTGAAACCAAATCTTTTAATATAAGATAATTCACCTTATTTAAATAAACAGCATTTTTCTCCCAATAGTTTGGGTTTGGTTCTAAAACGATTTTATCGCCAATTTTTCTTTCTTTCAGAACAAAAGGCCCATTGCTCACAAGATTGCCTGCGTGAGTGAATTCCCTAGGACCATATTTCTCTATATTCTTTTTCTGCACGGGACTTGTGCTGATCATCGCCATAACTTCTAAAAAATATGCGGTAGGGCGAATAAGAGTTATTTCAAGAGTGTTTTCATTGAGTGCTTTGACTCCAAGTGATTCTGGTTGCGCTTTACCTGAATTTATGTCTTTACCATTCACTATATTTTCTAATAAATAACCATTTTCCGACGCTGTTTTGGGATCGACTAATCTTTGCATACTATAGACGAAATCTTGCGCCGTTATTTTCGTCCCATCGGACCATTGTAAATTTTTCCTTAACGTAAAGGTGTATTTTTTTCCATCAGGGGACATTGTCCATTTTTCTGCTTGTGCAGGAACAATAACTCCCTTTTGATCAACATTGACTAAACCTTCAAATATTTGCTCAAGAATACTGGAACAAGCTACTTCATGGCAATTGTGCGGATCAAAAGTCGTGGGTTCTTGATTATTCGCAATATTGATTTCTTGCACTTTTGCAGCCATTGGATCCTTAGGCACAGCTGCATATGCAGAATGAGTTAAAATCAATGCAAGCGAAAAGGTTTTTATTATATATTTCATGTTTATTCCTCTATTTAAATTTCAATTGATAGCTTTTCTTTGTTCTCTTTTATAAGTATTTTTTAAATAATAACGCGTCATTATATTTTTTTCTAAATTCACTACAGAATTTTTTAACAAATAACTATTTGTCATACTGTAAATTGTGATAATAGGTGATTCATCGACAATTATTTTACCTGCTTGTTCGAGTAATTTTTTCCTCTTAACAGGATTTATTTCACTCATGGAATCGTTTATCAGTTTGTCATATTCTTTGTTACTATAACGCGCATCGTTTTGTAATTCTTTTGTGCGGAATTGAATTAAATAATTAATTGGATCATTTATATCAGCAATATAACTATATCGAATGAGTTCAAAATCACCATTGATTCTTTTTTCAAGTAAGGATTTCCACTCTTCATTTTGGATGGTAGCCTGCACACCCAATTCTTTATTCCACATAGAAGCTACAGCAGTGGCAATTTTTTTATTCCCTTCACTCGTATTGTAAGCGAGATTTATTTTTAATGGATTTTCTTTGCTATAACCTGCCTCTGCATAAAGTTTACGTGCTTCAGCTAACTGTTTTTCTCTTGGATAATCCTGCCAATAAGCCTTTGCCTGATTATAATCCTTAATCCCATAGGGTACAAAATCGTAAAGGGAAAGTTGACTTCCTTCCAAAATATTCTGGGTGATAACATCTCTATCCAAAGCAATACTTAACGCTGTGCGTATATTTTTATTTTTGAATTTCTCATTGTTGAGATTAAAAACATAATAATAATTTGCTAAAATCGGT
The DNA window shown above is from Fluviispira vulneris and carries:
- a CDS encoding peptide ABC transporter substrate-binding protein, encoding MKGILKYLAISVTLSQAAFAAVPSDPLAAKVQEVNLVNSEEPTTLDPQLCHETACTELVRSLYEGLLRTDGNGEIVPAAAEKWSITPDGKKYTFTLRKNLKWSDGSELTAHDFVYGFRRLVDPKVASENASNLENVLNGTEINQGKMALHTLGVKALDNLTLEITLKRPTGYFLESLAVSAVVPLQKKNYEKYGASAFTLTENFVGNGPFILSLRKSRDRIVFTPNKYYWNKDKVYLSKVNYLIVGEAVAEYKMFEANQIHMTNSIPTEQIKAIREKYPNQLKTFEELATYYYIYNFRNPKLKNKSLRQALNIAIDRDVITKSLLNTGQISAYDLIPNNMKSYSHSKAYWQEWPRDKQLSEARKLYADAGYSKENPLKIQILFNTDEGHKKIATAIASMWKKTLGAEVETLNEEWKTMLDKRSTGQFEVMRLGGVADINDPYNFFENLISHKEVNVTKYINAEFDKYIEQAENEVNPEKRKALLNKAGKIIVEEAPISPIYYYANNYLIRDELVGLKKNSMNQFSLVGVYLREQKKS
- a CDS encoding peptide ABC transporter substrate-binding protein encodes the protein MKYIIKTFSLALILTHSAYAAVPKDPMAAKVQEINIANNQEPTTFDPHNCHEVACSSILEQIFEGLVNVDQKGVIVPAQAEKWTMSPDGKKYTFTLRKNLQWSDGTKITAQDFVYSMQRLVDPKTASENGYLLENIVNGKDINSGKAQPESLGVKALNENTLEITLIRPTAYFLEVMAMISTSPVQKKNIEKYGPREFTHAGNLVSNGPFVLKERKIGDKIVLEPNPNYWEKNAVYLNKVNYLILKDLVSEYRMFEAGQLHITGVIPADQYKAIKIKYAEELQSTPILSMYYYIYNLNNPKLQNKSLRKALDMTIDRKAITDSILGTGDIPSYEIVPYGMKNYTQRKPEWTSWSKDKQLIEAKKLYADAGYSKEKPLKLQILYNTDENHKKIAIAIASMWKKNLGVEVEIANEEWKTLLDKRSTGQFEVLRLGGLATMNDPYDFLTNFQSTSVRNTPKFKNADYDKYIEQAENEVNPVLRKSLLEKAGKVLMDELPFSPIMSQTRKYLKRKEVIGFKKNILEKYSFVGVYLKDKKSDLN
- a CDS encoding peptide ABC transporter substrate-binding protein yields the protein MTKSIYLVSLSFFVTPFALAALPNDPLAAKVQEMNIGLGSEVQTLDLQKCTETGCSDVLGKLFEGLVQSDENDIIKPAQAESWKISADGKKYTFTLRKDIKWSDGTMITAHDFVYSLRRLVDPKVAAEHSYLFEGVVNGKDITQGKKPLESLGVKAIDDHILEITLKYPIAYFLEVLAMPNTFPVQKKSIEKYGEGSFTHVGNLVSNGPFVLNYRKNGDKITLTKNNKYWNKENIYLEKVNYFPTEDLNAEYRMFLSGQLHKTLQVPVDLYKSIKVKNARELRTKPYLSTYFYIFNLENPKFKDKNLRKALSMVADRKIITDTVLGMGQKPLYDYIPYGMKNYTQNKPDWADWSRKQQLEEAKKLYAAAGYSKEKPLKLQILYNTSESHKKIASTVASMWKKELGVEVETVNEEWKTMLDKRSVGQFEIMRMGNVATINDAYDFFTNLQSTNVSNDPKFKNSEYDKYFALSEVELNPSKRKELQEQLGRIIIEEVPVITLYSGTTNYLLKESVQGFKENVKNKYSLTGVYLREEKNKS